A stretch of Pseudomonadota bacterium DNA encodes these proteins:
- a CDS encoding electron transfer flavoprotein subunit alpha/FixB family protein has protein sequence MSYTLVVAEVRRGVFEERNLDSIGIAALLQKDIVLLVPDVAYEMKGNFVDTIMKVNVEEALFFNPLNFINIFEKVKGARGNPDMIVFTHSSSGTELASYTAGYFNMPLITDVSGFEKEGNIFYKSYYSDKIFGEFRQAGEGPCIITVRSGSFKENAVEKGPAETVTLEGISLSDMRTFVEYVEEEKGEIDITKADFLLSVGRGIGNKDEIADYQELAGLLKATMSGSRPVIDKMWLPKAQQVGTSGKTVKPKVYLAMGISGAFQHIAGMKDSDCIIAVNKDPEAPIFQYAHYGIIGDANKLRDKLKDIAKG, from the coding sequence ATGAGCTATACACTTGTTGTTGCTGAGGTAAGACGCGGGGTCTTTGAGGAAAGAAATCTGGATTCCATAGGTATTGCAGCCCTCCTGCAAAAAGATATCGTCCTTCTTGTTCCGGATGTTGCCTATGAAATGAAGGGAAATTTTGTTGACACAATAATGAAAGTTAACGTGGAAGAGGCTTTATTTTTCAATCCACTGAATTTTATAAACATTTTTGAGAAAGTAAAAGGTGCCCGCGGCAATCCGGATATGATTGTCTTCACACATTCGTCATCAGGCACTGAGCTTGCATCATATACAGCAGGTTATTTCAATATGCCTCTTATTACTGATGTCAGCGGTTTTGAAAAGGAAGGAAATATTTTCTATAAAAGCTACTATTCCGACAAGATTTTCGGTGAGTTCCGGCAGGCAGGGGAAGGACCATGCATCATTACTGTGAGGAGCGGCAGTTTTAAAGAAAATGCTGTTGAAAAAGGTCCTGCTGAAACCGTTACGCTTGAGGGTATTTCCCTTTCAGATATGAGAACCTTCGTTGAGTATGTTGAAGAAGAAAAGGGAGAGATAGATATCACAAAAGCAGATTTCCTCCTTTCCGTGGGAAGAGGGATTGGAAATAAAGATGAGATAGCTGATTACCAGGAGCTTGCCGGGCTGTTAAAGGCAACTATGTCCGGCTCTCGGCCGGTCATTGATAAGATGTGGCTTCCCAAGGCACAACAGGTCGGTACATCAGGCAAAACAGTCAAGCCTAAAGTATACCTTGCCATGGGCATAAGCGGGGCTTTTCAGCATATAGCCGGCATGAAAGATTCTGATTGTATTATAGCGGTCAACAAAGACCCGGAGGCGCCTATCTTTCAATATGCCCATTACGGCATAATCGGTGATGCAAACAAGCTAAGAGATAAGCTGAAGGATATTGCCAAGGGTTAA
- a CDS encoding FAD-dependent oxidoreductase, translating into MDETYSQEKHVLVVGGGIGGITAALELAACGVHVTMLEEGPSIGGRMIQLDKTFPTLDCSTCTLSPKMVEVALNRNIELLSWAKPMAVKKAGQGFQVSILKKSRYVDIQKCTACGSCSPACPVVMKSEFNMGTGPRKAIYIPFPQAIPNKASIDKRVDRPCKAACVDACPIHTNVLGYLKHISEGRFADAYMLIRATNPFPSVCGRVCYAPCEKVCNRGQLDDPLAIRDLKRFAVDQFDVDSLEVPQITKTEKKVAVIGAGPAGLACAHNLAIEGHEVTVFEALPEPGGMLRYAIPEYRLPKEELRKEIGYIEKLGVDIKCGIEIGKDMTINAVKNDFDAIFIGAGAPKGLLLGVEGEDTDGVIDGIQFLRAVNSGKSLAIGKNVTVVGGGNTAVDCARTAKRLGSENVKLVYRRTRDEMPAAGEEIEALIHEGIEIQFLTTPVRFYAENGRLSGMECIRMELGEPDASGRRRPVPVANSKFTLPVDTVITALGQATQTSFVEGIGVVLAKNGTIEVDPATGQTNIDGVFAGGDVYTGPAYVVDAIAAGQKAAFSINNYLKGAAITEVREEKKPEQLTEVEVAQLAEKTPRAERIRMPEANVEERVTNFGEVAIGYSPEEAMAEATRCLAGRIEGCIQCGECERQCEVRAIDHAMQDEIVEREYDSIVLAPGFDLYDPTEKKEYGYGTLEGVLTGIEFERICSVTGPTGGDIVLNGKVPKRFYFIQCVGSRDRQSGARFCSRVCCMYTAKHASIVKDRIKDAEIYVSYIDVRAYGKSYEEFYKSTQESGTFYIRGIPGEITKTENGLLVRVEDMLSNEMLEVEVDLVILATGVRPRKQTEDLCRIMSIKRDEYGFIRVDSIQPSRTNVNGIFVCGMASGPKDVPDTVASGGEAAARCMEYINK; encoded by the coding sequence ATGGATGAGACATATTCACAAGAAAAACACGTCCTTGTTGTAGGCGGTGGTATTGGCGGCATAACTGCTGCCCTTGAGCTTGCGGCCTGCGGCGTTCACGTAACCATGCTCGAGGAAGGCCCGTCCATAGGGGGACGGATGATTCAGCTCGATAAGACCTTCCCTACGCTTGATTGTTCCACATGCACCCTTTCACCCAAAATGGTTGAGGTAGCACTCAATCGTAATATAGAGCTGCTCTCATGGGCAAAACCCATGGCAGTAAAAAAAGCGGGGCAGGGCTTTCAGGTATCGATCCTGAAAAAATCGCGATATGTCGATATCCAGAAATGCACTGCCTGTGGATCCTGTTCACCGGCATGTCCTGTGGTAATGAAGAGTGAGTTCAACATGGGGACAGGACCGAGAAAAGCAATCTATATTCCTTTTCCTCAGGCCATTCCCAACAAGGCAAGTATTGACAAGCGTGTAGACCGTCCGTGTAAAGCCGCTTGTGTTGATGCATGTCCAATTCATACAAACGTTCTTGGATACCTCAAGCATATTAGTGAGGGAAGGTTTGCCGATGCCTACATGCTCATCAGGGCAACAAACCCATTCCCGTCGGTGTGCGGAAGGGTATGCTATGCACCCTGCGAAAAAGTTTGCAACAGAGGACAATTGGATGATCCATTGGCAATTCGTGACCTGAAAAGATTTGCGGTTGATCAATTTGATGTGGATTCTCTTGAAGTGCCCCAAATAACAAAGACAGAAAAAAAGGTGGCTGTTATCGGAGCAGGGCCGGCCGGCCTTGCCTGTGCACACAACCTTGCCATAGAAGGCCATGAAGTAACAGTTTTTGAGGCCCTTCCAGAGCCGGGAGGCATGTTGCGGTATGCCATACCTGAATACCGGCTTCCCAAAGAAGAGCTGAGAAAAGAGATCGGTTATATTGAAAAACTTGGTGTTGACATTAAATGCGGCATAGAAATAGGCAAGGATATGACTATTAATGCTGTAAAGAATGATTTTGATGCTATCTTCATCGGCGCAGGAGCCCCGAAGGGTTTGCTTCTTGGGGTGGAAGGGGAAGATACTGACGGTGTTATCGATGGTATACAATTTCTCCGTGCTGTCAATAGCGGTAAGTCCCTGGCAATAGGGAAGAATGTCACCGTCGTAGGCGGAGGAAACACTGCCGTCGACTGTGCGAGAACAGCAAAACGGCTCGGAAGCGAGAATGTAAAGCTCGTTTACCGGAGAACCCGTGATGAGATGCCAGCAGCCGGTGAAGAGATAGAGGCACTCATCCACGAGGGGATAGAAATACAGTTCCTTACAACACCGGTTCGCTTTTATGCAGAAAATGGAAGGCTCTCCGGGATGGAGTGCATCCGCATGGAACTCGGTGAGCCCGATGCAAGCGGCCGCAGGCGTCCGGTCCCCGTTGCAAACTCAAAATTTACACTCCCTGTCGATACGGTCATTACAGCCCTTGGTCAGGCAACCCAGACCTCTTTTGTCGAAGGGATAGGGGTGGTGTTGGCGAAAAACGGCACGATTGAAGTAGACCCTGCAACAGGCCAGACGAATATTGATGGCGTATTTGCCGGTGGTGATGTTTATACAGGACCTGCCTATGTGGTTGATGCCATTGCAGCCGGTCAGAAGGCGGCTTTTTCCATAAACAACTATTTGAAGGGTGCAGCAATAACTGAGGTCAGGGAAGAAAAGAAACCTGAGCAGCTTACAGAGGTTGAAGTGGCCCAACTGGCTGAGAAAACTCCACGGGCAGAGCGTATTCGTATGCCTGAAGCAAATGTTGAAGAGAGAGTGACCAATTTCGGCGAAGTGGCCATCGGCTACAGTCCGGAAGAAGCAATGGCTGAGGCAACACGATGCCTTGCCGGTCGTATAGAAGGCTGCATTCAGTGCGGTGAGTGCGAGAGACAGTGTGAAGTAAGAGCTATTGATCATGCCATGCAGGATGAGATTGTGGAAAGAGAGTACGACAGCATAGTCCTTGCCCCTGGCTTTGATCTATATGACCCGACGGAAAAAAAGGAATACGGCTATGGCACCCTTGAAGGGGTTTTGACAGGCATCGAGTTCGAGCGGATCTGTTCAGTCACAGGACCGACCGGCGGCGATATTGTGTTGAACGGAAAAGTTCCGAAGCGATTTTATTTTATACAATGTGTGGGCTCCAGGGATCGGCAAAGCGGTGCCAGGTTCTGTTCACGGGTATGCTGCATGTATACGGCAAAACATGCCAGTATCGTCAAGGACAGGATTAAAGATGCTGAGATTTATGTTTCCTACATTGATGTCAGGGCTTATGGAAAGAGTTATGAAGAATTTTACAAGAGCACTCAGGAAAGCGGAACCTTTTACATACGGGGCATTCCCGGAGAAATTACGAAGACTGAAAATGGCTTATTGGTAAGAGTGGAGGACATGCTAAGCAATGAAATGCTTGAGGTTGAAGTTGATCTGGTAATCCTCGCAACAGGGGTACGACCGCGTAAACAGACTGAAGACCTTTGCAGAATCATGTCCATAAAAAGAGATGAGTATGGTTTTATCAGGGTGGACTCAATACAGCCGTCACGGACAAATGTTAATGGCATCTTTGTATGCGGCATGGCCTCGGGGCCTAAGGATGTACCCGATACTGTCGCATCCGGCGGAGAAGCGGCTGCGCGATGCATGGAGTACATAAATAAGTGA
- a CDS encoding CoB--CoM heterodisulfide reductase iron-sulfur subunit A family protein has product MKTGIFICHCGHNIKHTIDVKKLSQYFKKYPGVTVAEDYPFVCSEPGQDMIRDSIEKQGLDRVLIASCTPSLHGELFKDLLKKSDLNPFLLRRVSIREHCSWVGDDLDINTEKARRLILAGLYSAAHYVPLEEKVVEVTKSALIVGGGVSGLSAAAFLSKMGMQVYLVEKEAELGGHVRALKDIWPARRDGKEIIDEMVEELTGKSNVEIFTSTTISAFEGFFGNYEVTLNTPKGEKKLTAGGVIVAAGFSPFDPRIKPELAYGKDKRIITTLDFERDSDSLSLPENPRIAILHCVGSRDEQIGKPYCSRVCCINALRVGDSIKEKYKDSYVESFYMDVRAHPRGGEEFFEDTQEKGVLFTRSNIAEIVPGSKGVLVRGEDTLFNEFFEREFDLVVLSIGMSPPVDNKLIATLFKITLDKDKFFLEAHIKLRPFDTAVKGIFIAGSCSGPKDIEESINHGRASAVKLYGFLNLGYAFVDPFISIVDPKRCSGCRMCEQACVAKAIKYDETKRIVHVEEAACMGCGLCNSTCPSSAVTLKGYADMIIDDEISALTEAI; this is encoded by the coding sequence ATGAAGACCGGTATATTCATCTGCCATTGCGGTCACAATATCAAACACACCATTGATGTGAAAAAGCTGAGCCAGTACTTCAAAAAATATCCCGGTGTAACCGTTGCAGAAGACTATCCCTTTGTCTGTTCTGAGCCTGGTCAGGACATGATCAGGGACAGTATTGAAAAACAAGGACTTGATCGCGTGCTTATCGCATCTTGCACACCTTCACTCCACGGAGAATTGTTCAAGGACCTCCTGAAAAAGTCAGACCTAAACCCCTTTCTTTTAAGAAGAGTCAGCATCAGAGAGCATTGTTCCTGGGTTGGCGATGACCTTGACATCAATACAGAAAAGGCAAGAAGACTGATCCTGGCAGGACTTTATTCGGCAGCTCATTACGTTCCCCTCGAAGAAAAGGTAGTGGAGGTCACCAAGTCGGCACTTATCGTAGGAGGCGGAGTCTCAGGCTTAAGCGCAGCAGCATTTCTTTCAAAAATGGGAATGCAGGTATATCTTGTAGAAAAAGAAGCTGAACTTGGCGGTCATGTTCGAGCCCTTAAGGACATCTGGCCTGCCAGAAGGGACGGCAAGGAAATTATCGATGAAATGGTGGAGGAACTAACCGGTAAAAGCAATGTTGAAATATTCACCTCAACAACGATCAGCGCCTTTGAAGGTTTTTTCGGCAACTACGAAGTAACGCTCAATACCCCGAAGGGAGAGAAAAAATTAACTGCAGGCGGAGTGATTGTGGCTGCAGGATTTTCACCTTTTGATCCCCGCATAAAGCCGGAGCTGGCCTACGGTAAAGATAAAAGGATTATTACTACGCTCGATTTTGAAAGAGACAGTGACTCCCTCTCTCTTCCCGAGAATCCACGTATAGCTATACTCCACTGTGTAGGTTCAAGAGATGAACAGATAGGTAAACCATACTGTTCGAGGGTGTGCTGTATCAATGCGCTTCGTGTCGGTGATTCGATAAAAGAGAAATATAAGGATTCATACGTTGAATCATTTTATATGGATGTAAGGGCGCATCCGCGAGGCGGAGAAGAATTCTTTGAAGATACTCAGGAAAAGGGTGTCCTGTTCACGAGAAGCAATATCGCTGAGATTGTTCCGGGTTCTAAGGGTGTACTTGTCCGGGGAGAAGATACATTATTTAATGAGTTCTTTGAGAGGGAGTTTGATCTTGTTGTCCTTTCAATAGGCATGTCTCCCCCTGTTGACAATAAGCTGATTGCCACGCTTTTCAAGATAACCCTTGATAAAGATAAATTCTTCCTTGAAGCACATATTAAACTGAGACCCTTTGACACGGCGGTAAAGGGAATTTTCATAGCAGGATCATGTTCAGGTCCAAAGGATATTGAGGAATCAATCAACCACGGAAGGGCCTCTGCGGTGAAGCTCTACGGATTCCTTAACCTCGGATATGCCTTTGTAGACCCCTTTATATCAATCGTTGATCCAAAGAGGTGCAGCGGCTGCAGGATGTGTGAACAGGCCTGTGTTGCAAAAGCAATAAAGTATGATGAAACAAAGAGGATTGTCCATGTTGAGGAAGCCGCCTGCATGGGATGCGGCCTCTGTAACAGTACGTGCCCCTCATCGGCAGTAACCTTAAAAGGTTATGCGGACATGATTATTGATGATGAAATAAGCGCCCTCACGGAGGCAATATAA
- a CDS encoding hydrogenase iron-sulfur subunit, with product MVEVTNTKNTEIIGFACSFCTFKASEMAGSLRMKYPDGVKLIQVPCSSRVDPAFVIKAIFEGADGVFVAGCHPGDCHFIKGNYFTRRKMAALKEMFDVFSIKDKLRLFWVSAAEARRFVEKVTGMHNEIKEKKNAE from the coding sequence ATGGTTGAAGTAACAAACACCAAGAATACCGAGATCATCGGTTTCGCCTGCTCTTTTTGTACATTCAAGGCATCTGAGATGGCAGGAAGCCTGAGGATGAAATATCCGGACGGAGTGAAGCTCATTCAGGTGCCCTGTTCAAGCAGGGTGGACCCGGCATTTGTAATTAAGGCAATATTTGAGGGGGCAGATGGTGTCTTTGTGGCCGGATGTCATCCCGGTGATTGTCATTTTATTAAAGGGAATTATTTTACCAGGAGAAAGATGGCTGCCCTGAAAGAGATGTTCGACGTATTTTCCATTAAGGATAAATTACGCCTTTTCTGGGTAAGCGCTGCTGAGGCAAGACGTTTTGTTGAAAAAGTTACAGGCATGCATAACGAGATAAAGGAAAAAAAAAATGCAGAGTAA
- a CDS encoding 4Fe-4S binding protein has product MQSKQIENGNIENALNQFLKDEQHLVLGFEKGKEGLNHGIFKTHVDNLTLLNPVFSINGALYLRRLFSKGTGIILMLRPCEIRAYNELVKLNQIEREDIIAVSIDCPGTVSSKQGFDDIPAEASKIVEYLQNPGKMRWACEVCREKRGVVGDAGIRIDKNGIFWAFSYTEKGETLLSLIEGEIKEATAEMLISESKEPVKFTTDMEEFSKDFSKCIMCKNCRDMCPVCYCIDCVFNGDEYLPKGDALINKIFRIGSSAMPQGKELFHMIRMFHVSQTCVGCGACEDACPQGIPLTKYFKGTSERLQGMFSYISGRSLDEEIPYLTFLEDELEDAED; this is encoded by the coding sequence ATGCAGAGTAAGCAGATTGAAAATGGCAATATCGAAAATGCTCTTAATCAGTTTTTGAAAGATGAGCAGCATCTGGTCCTTGGATTTGAAAAGGGCAAAGAAGGTTTAAATCATGGGATATTTAAAACACATGTGGATAATCTTACGCTTTTGAATCCAGTGTTCAGTATAAACGGGGCCTTATATCTACGCCGTCTATTCTCCAAAGGAACAGGGATTATTCTCATGCTAAGACCTTGTGAAATAAGGGCATACAACGAATTAGTCAAATTGAACCAGATCGAAAGAGAAGATATCATTGCTGTGTCCATCGATTGCCCGGGAACTGTGTCATCGAAACAGGGATTTGATGATATACCCGCAGAGGCATCAAAGATAGTAGAATATTTGCAGAACCCCGGCAAGATGCGATGGGCCTGCGAGGTATGCAGGGAAAAGAGGGGGGTTGTGGGAGATGCAGGCATCAGAATAGACAAAAACGGTATCTTCTGGGCATTTTCTTACACGGAAAAAGGAGAGACCCTTTTATCACTTATCGAAGGTGAGATCAAAGAAGCAACGGCAGAAATGCTCATCAGCGAAAGCAAGGAGCCCGTTAAATTTACCACCGATATGGAAGAATTCTCCAAAGACTTCTCAAAGTGTATCATGTGCAAGAATTGCAGGGATATGTGTCCGGTTTGTTACTGCATTGATTGTGTGTTCAACGGTGATGAGTACTTGCCCAAGGGCGATGCACTTATTAACAAAATATTTCGTATTGGCTCTTCAGCTATGCCCCAGGGTAAAGAGCTTTTTCATATGATCAGGATGTTCCATGTTTCACAGACCTGTGTGGGCTGTGGCGCATGCGAAGACGCATGTCCCCAGGGGATCCCCTTAACAAAGTACTTCAAGGGCACATCAGAAAGACTCCAGGGCATGTTTTCATATATATCAGGACGGAGTCTTGATGAAGAAATACCCTACCTTACATTTCTTGAAGACGAGTTGGAAGATGCAGAAGACTGA
- a CDS encoding (Fe-S)-binding protein — translation MQKTDHVIDLAGYKKEDLTVCLGCKICASVCTVNDLSISTSPQELLQTLFLGKDISADNPLVRYCTGCYRCTQACPWDIRIPEIVRALRDVLATGSPFEKAFKGSLDIWGRVYEPYVLLKAVPFLIKEGYLKHMNRWIEYMGIHLPHKVKKINPSNNSNGQKGGTL, via the coding sequence ATGCAGAAGACTGATCACGTAATAGATTTAGCCGGATATAAAAAAGAAGACCTAACAGTCTGTCTGGGATGCAAAATCTGTGCATCTGTTTGCACGGTCAATGACCTTTCAATCAGCACGAGTCCTCAGGAACTACTCCAGACACTCTTTCTTGGAAAGGATATTTCTGCAGATAATCCGCTGGTGCGATACTGCACGGGTTGTTACCGGTGTACCCAGGCCTGTCCCTGGGATATACGAATCCCGGAAATAGTGAGGGCTCTCAGGGATGTGCTTGCCACGGGATCGCCTTTTGAAAAGGCATTCAAAGGTTCTTTAGATATATGGGGAAGGGTTTATGAGCCATATGTGCTTCTTAAGGCAGTACCTTTTCTTATTAAAGAAGGATACTTAAAACATATGAACAGATGGATTGAATATATGGGCATTCATTTACCCCATAAAGTTAAAAAGATAAATCCTTCAAACAATTCAAACGGCCAAAAAGGCGGAACATTATGA
- a CDS encoding heterodisulfide reductase-related iron-sulfur binding cluster, whose protein sequence is MNYGYYPGCSLTGSAHKLDKGVRKVLEKQGHVLKEIPDWNCCGAFEYGDRNELTNFSKRNLEKARGLFSEIIAPCPACYKNLKEADENNEFEIQHPLDLFGEAFLSSMKQVHDLKGNVFTPYYGCILLRPRETAITNKTVMEDTISRFGGEIASEKVKDKCCGGNQIFINKFATEKLSRLILEKSKGTLVVFCPLCHMALKTFSGDRKVIYFTDLLLYIMGEKNTL, encoded by the coding sequence ATGAATTACGGTTATTACCCGGGTTGCTCGCTCACAGGATCAGCCCACAAGTTGGATAAAGGGGTAAGGAAGGTTTTAGAAAAACAGGGTCATGTCCTTAAGGAAATCCCTGATTGGAACTGTTGTGGTGCATTTGAATATGGCGACAGGAATGAACTTACCAACTTTTCCAAAAGAAACCTGGAAAAGGCCAGGGGTCTCTTTTCTGAGATCATTGCTCCATGCCCGGCATGCTATAAAAATCTGAAAGAGGCAGACGAGAATAATGAATTTGAAATTCAGCACCCCCTCGATCTTTTTGGAGAAGCTTTTCTTTCTTCAATGAAACAGGTGCACGATCTGAAAGGTAACGTATTTACACCATATTACGGTTGTATCCTTTTAAGGCCACGGGAAACTGCAATCACAAATAAAACAGTGATGGAAGACACAATTTCCCGCTTTGGTGGAGAAATTGCTAGCGAAAAAGTAAAGGATAAATGCTGCGGAGGGAATCAGATTTTTATTAATAAGTTTGCCACTGAGAAGCTTTCCAGGCTTATACTTGAAAAATCAAAAGGAACGTTGGTTGTGTTCTGCCCTCTCTGTCATATGGCTTTGAAAACATTTTCAGGGGACAGGAAGGTAATTTATTTCACTGACCTTTTGCTTTATATAATGGGAGAAAAGAACACGCTATGA
- a CDS encoding FAD-dependent oxidoreductase, whose product MNVLIVGGGISGISAAKVALKEHHNVTILEKTAEPGGLMARIANCRVGFKTFFDEIVNDSNLQVITDTNIINVNKIDDKYIVTTDNNKVINADRVIVATGLSPYDPVEYKGKRILTSLEYDALIDQRKGELPNDFNKIGFVLCVGSRSKEYPLCSSVCCSYTIREIKWTLQRAKPEIKVFYNDLRFFGQEFYMEKAYRDAGVTFIRANSRYFEEDEKGVTIRYFTDEEIREERFDYIVLAIGLRPNPELAALSKLFGFSLNEYGFVKEIEPLTTDIEGVYVSGGALEPMNIKDSILTGFGAGMLALRGKNLSSEIIRNQEMLYKETEPDLPKVDGDFSSYLFYLGTENIGTGIFYEFISSKFIAMARDLKRAGKTVYVFTQNMVMPSYDEIVYEDARREGVLFIHLEEGEKFTFNHGKAIIMGLKRQLDFAVERIICFDDYTDLFKDREFLSLYRSEPQLRWSPTKWSRKRYHVGFIRHPRAERWEPREILGALGEMLLDMQEERLFPVINEERCSGCGSCEGACPHSAIEIEMRETSLAIFGPLASTVVPIAHVKEDACVGCGLCASTCPSDVISYNP is encoded by the coding sequence ATGAACGTATTGATAGTAGGCGGTGGTATAAGCGGCATTTCTGCAGCAAAGGTTGCCCTGAAGGAACATCATAATGTTACAATCCTCGAGAAAACTGCTGAGCCGGGCGGACTCATGGCGCGTATAGCCAACTGCAGGGTAGGGTTCAAGACTTTCTTTGATGAGATCGTTAATGACAGCAATCTTCAAGTAATAACAGATACTAATATTATAAACGTTAATAAAATAGATGATAAATATATTGTAACAACTGATAATAATAAGGTAATAAATGCTGATAGAGTTATAGTTGCCACTGGCCTGTCACCATATGATCCTGTTGAGTATAAAGGAAAGAGAATACTTACAAGCCTTGAGTACGATGCTCTTATAGATCAGCGGAAAGGAGAACTTCCCAACGATTTTAATAAGATAGGATTTGTACTCTGTGTGGGTTCACGCTCAAAAGAGTATCCTCTTTGTTCATCGGTATGCTGTTCCTATACCATACGAGAGATTAAATGGACACTACAGAGGGCAAAACCGGAGATAAAGGTTTTTTACAATGACCTTCGTTTTTTTGGCCAGGAATTTTATATGGAAAAGGCATACAGGGATGCTGGTGTTACATTCATACGTGCCAATTCACGCTATTTTGAAGAAGACGAAAAGGGCGTAACAATCCGCTATTTTACGGACGAAGAAATCAGAGAGGAACGCTTTGATTATATAGTTTTGGCAATAGGGCTGAGGCCTAACCCTGAACTTGCAGCTTTAAGTAAACTATTCGGTTTTTCCCTCAATGAGTATGGATTTGTGAAAGAGATTGAACCATTAACCACAGATATTGAAGGGGTTTATGTGTCTGGCGGTGCACTTGAACCTATGAATATAAAGGATTCTATTCTTACTGGATTCGGAGCAGGCATGCTTGCTCTCAGGGGTAAAAATTTATCTTCAGAAATAATTAGGAATCAGGAAATGCTTTATAAAGAAACAGAACCTGATTTACCTAAAGTTGACGGTGATTTTTCATCGTATCTATTTTATCTTGGCACTGAAAATATTGGCACGGGTATATTCTACGAGTTTATATCCTCAAAATTTATTGCCATGGCGAGAGATTTAAAAAGGGCCGGAAAAACAGTATATGTATTCACACAAAATATGGTTATGCCTTCATATGATGAAATTGTATATGAGGATGCACGACGTGAGGGTGTTTTATTTATACACCTTGAAGAAGGAGAAAAGTTTACATTTAATCATGGCAAAGCCATTATTATGGGTCTAAAAAGACAACTCGATTTTGCTGTTGAAAGGATTATATGTTTCGACGATTATACAGATCTGTTTAAGGACAGAGAATTCCTTTCTCTTTACAGATCCGAACCTCAGCTCAGATGGTCGCCAACAAAATGGAGCAGAAAAAGATACCATGTCGGATTCATCAGGCATCCGCGTGCAGAACGTTGGGAACCGAGAGAGATTCTCGGAGCTTTAGGTGAGATGCTTCTTGATATGCAGGAGGAGAGATTATTTCCTGTTATAAATGAAGAGCGATGCAGTGGCTGCGGTTCATGCGAGGGGGCATGTCCCCATAGTGCCATTGAGATTGAAATGCGTGAAACGTCACTGGCTATTTTCGGGCCACTGGCATCAACAGTCGTACCAATTGCACATGTAAAGGAAGATGCCTGCGTGGGTTGTGGTCTGTGCGCATCAACATGTCCCTCTGATGTGATCAGTTATAATCCCTAA